Proteins found in one Coleofasciculaceae cyanobacterium genomic segment:
- a CDS encoding SpoIIE family protein phosphatase, which produces MTTDSKSELSLISRLRQELGMPINAIIGYSEIIIEEIEEIDRDVEYLGELEQIRECGIELLASINSFFDPAKLSNSQLNFQQIISNSKLRTELEKSTQLVINNCRQLVPLIEEDFAVELEKINSAANQLLQEINSLTEIVPHSANISQAADSETEVVMDTSSLSVADLAASYTILIVDDSITNRELLANQVEAQGYKAVTAADGKQAIQMIQTGAYDLILLDIIMPEIDGYQVLQWIHNSPWQYIPTIMISALDQIDSVVKCINMGAADYLTKPFNFILLKARLGACLEQKRLRDQESSYIKKLAKANQKISKLNNRLQAENTRLSTELEITQRLQTMLLPKEKELNQIKVLEIAGFTEPAAEVGGDYYDVFQHQGRVIIGIGDVSGHGLESGVLMLMLQTAVRTLIENNETNPKQFFEVLNRTIYKNVQRMDSDKNLTLSLVDYCDGVLSVSGQHEEILIVRAGGVIERIDTVDLGFPIGLEETIEDFVFQAQIPLQQNEVVVLYTDGITEAENRLGVHYGLKQLCTVVQQNWQQSAQNIRQAVIQDLRSHIGVEPLYDDITLVVFKRK; this is translated from the coding sequence ATGACCACTGATAGTAAATCTGAGTTATCTCTCATCTCTCGCCTGCGCCAGGAACTAGGTATGCCAATTAATGCCATAATTGGCTATAGCGAAATAATTATCGAAGAAATAGAAGAGATCGATCGCGATGTTGAATATCTTGGTGAATTAGAGCAGATTCGAGAGTGTGGAATTGAATTATTAGCCTCAATTAATAGTTTTTTCGATCCAGCAAAGTTGTCTAATAGCCAGCTAAACTTTCAACAAATTATTAGTAATTCAAAATTAAGAACAGAGTTAGAAAAATCAACTCAACTAGTTATTAATAATTGTCGGCAATTAGTTCCCTTAATCGAGGAAGATTTTGCAGTTGAGCTAGAGAAAATCAATAGTGCAGCTAATCAACTTTTACAAGAAATCAACTCTTTAACTGAGATTGTGCCTCACTCAGCCAATATTTCTCAAGCGGCAGATTCCGAAACTGAAGTGGTGATGGATACGAGTTCACTATCGGTTGCCGATCTTGCAGCATCATACACTATTTTAATCGTGGACGATAGCATCACCAATCGAGAGTTACTGGCAAATCAGGTAGAAGCGCAGGGTTATAAGGCAGTTACGGCTGCGGACGGCAAACAAGCCATACAAATGATTCAGACAGGAGCTTATGACTTAATTCTCTTAGACATTATCATGCCAGAGATCGATGGTTATCAAGTCCTACAATGGATTCATAATAGTCCTTGGCAATATATCCCTACTATTATGATTTCGGCTTTAGATCAGATAGATAGCGTTGTTAAATGCATCAACATGGGAGCAGCAGACTATCTGACAAAACCATTTAATTTCATATTGCTAAAAGCTAGATTAGGAGCGTGTTTAGAACAGAAAAGATTGAGAGATCAAGAATCTTCTTATATCAAAAAGCTAGCCAAGGCGAATCAAAAAATTAGCAAGCTTAACAATCGCCTTCAGGCTGAAAATACTCGACTCAGTACCGAGTTAGAAATTACTCAGCGTTTACAAACGATGTTGCTTCCTAAGGAAAAGGAACTTAACCAAATCAAAGTTTTAGAAATTGCGGGATTTACTGAACCTGCGGCTGAAGTTGGAGGAGACTATTATGATGTTTTTCAGCATCAGGGACGAGTCATAATTGGCATTGGTGATGTGTCGGGACATGGCTTAGAAAGTGGAGTGCTGATGCTGATGCTACAGACTGCGGTACGGACTCTAATCGAGAATAACGAAACTAATCCCAAGCAATTTTTTGAAGTGCTTAATCGTACTATCTACAAAAACGTGCAGCGCATGGATTCTGATAAAAATCTTACCTTATCCTTGGTTGATTACTGCGATGGCGTTCTCAGTGTCAGTGGTCAACATGAAGAAATATTAATTGTACGTGCTGGCGGAGTAATTGAAAGAATAGACACCGTAGATTTGGGGTTTCCGATTGGCTTAGAAGAAACAATTGAAGATTTTGTGTTTCAAGCGCAAATTCCGCTACAGCAGAATGAGGTAGTAGTACTCTATACCGATGGTATTACCGAGGCAGAGAATCGTTTAGGGGTACATTATGGTTTGAAGCAGCTATGTACGGTGGTTCAGCAAAATTGGCAACAGTCAGCACAGAACATTCGGCAGGCAGTTATTCAAGATTTGCGATCGCATATTGGTGTAGAACCACTTTATGACGATATTACCTTAGTTGTCTTTAAACGAAAATAA
- a CDS encoding DUF6272 family protein — protein MNASNIALEQILGDFIQKLPPSQEYLILSFSPGSMPLRQRWRNNCLSADFLADYLSTFFLGNDNQQPDTQKQAEVKSAVGYIANELLENGMKYCVETSPFPISIQIHLNPNRIVFQLTNSITIQQTQQFQNKIKTLLNSDPSELYLAQLEHNALEENHGESNLGLLTMLNDYGAKLGWKFEPLSQKSAEIAVTTMVQLAI, from the coding sequence ATGAATGCCAGTAATATTGCTCTCGAACAAATATTAGGCGACTTCATTCAAAAATTACCCCCTAGCCAAGAATATTTAATCCTCAGTTTTTCTCCTGGCTCAATGCCTCTGCGCCAAAGATGGCGCAACAATTGTTTGTCGGCTGATTTTTTAGCCGATTATTTGAGTACCTTTTTTCTGGGTAACGATAATCAGCAGCCAGATACACAAAAACAGGCAGAAGTTAAAAGTGCCGTTGGCTATATTGCTAATGAACTGTTAGAAAATGGGATGAAATATTGCGTAGAAACATCTCCTTTCCCCATTAGTATTCAAATTCATTTGAATCCAAACCGCATTGTTTTTCAATTAACCAACAGTATTACTATCCAGCAAACACAACAGTTTCAAAATAAAATTAAAACTTTGCTCAATAGCGATCCTAGTGAACTATATTTGGCTCAATTAGAACATAATGCTTTAGAAGAGAACCATGGAGAATCTAACTTGGGTCTGCTAACCATGCTTAATGATTATGGTGCTAAGCTAGGCTGGAAATTTGAACCATTGTCTCAAAAATCTGCGGAGATAGCCGTCACGACAATGGTGCAGCTTGCCATTTAA